The DNA region TTTGGTCAGTAATAAATTGATTTAAATCGCCACCTGCATTTTTTACTTTTTCATATTCGGCTAGAGTTTCAATATCTTTATAATCTTCTATTTTGTCGAATTTAGCATTTATCATTCCTAGTTCGTCTCCATTATAATAATAAGGAGTTCCTCCCATTGATAATAAAAATGTAGTTAACATTTTAGAAGATAATACTCTAAATTGATCTGAATCATTACCCCAGCGTGATGTCATTCTTGGTTGGTCATGATTTCCGAGATATATTGTTCCCCAGCCTTTTTCAGAATAAGTATCATTCCAATCCGTATATATTTTTTTGAAATTGACTAAGGAGTATTTTCCCATTTTTTTGAAATACCCTGGAATATACCCTAAGTTTGTACCTTCAAAATGATATCCCATATCTAGTTCTTTTCTGTCAGCATCTACAAAGTCATGGGCTGATTTTAATGTCATTCCTGCACCTTCGGCTAAAGCCATACAATCATATTTACTCAAAACTTCTTTATTCATTTCTTTCAAATAATCATGTAAATGCGGTCCGCTGGCTAGATATACGTCCCATCTTCCCTGATAATTTTATCTAAATCATCTTGTGTAATTATTGGGAAAGTGGTGTCTTTAGCTATAAAAGGAATAACATCCATACGGAAACCATCAATGCCTTTTTTAAACCACCAATTCATCATAGCATAGATTTCCTGACGTACTTTTGGGTTTTCCCAATTTAAATCGGGTTGTTTATAACTGAAATAA from Flavobacterium nitratireducens includes:
- a CDS encoding alpha-amylase family glycosyl hydrolase, whose translation is MNKEVLSKYDCMALAEGAGMTLKSAHDFVDADRKELDMGYHFEGTNLGYIPGYFKKMGKYSLVNFKKIYTDWNDTYSEKGWGTIYLGNHDQPRMTSRWGNDSDQFRVLSSKMLTTFLLSMGGTPYYYNGDELGMINAKFDKIEDYKDIETLAEYEKVKNAGGDLNQFITDQKTGGARDNERTPYQWNTSKNAGFSTGNPWIKVNDNHTYLNAEAQENDPNSNLNYFRKMTKLRKSNLALVYGKYSLLDKENPDIYAYTRELDGKKLLILLNFSNKTATVNTDYNIADAKVLIGNYTDVSLDKTLKPYEAIILEL